The following proteins are encoded in a genomic region of Ptychodera flava strain L36383 chromosome 23 unlocalized genomic scaffold, AS_Pfla_20210202 Scaffold_24__1_contigs__length_23054250_pilon, whole genome shotgun sequence:
- the LOC139124674 gene encoding organic cation transporter protein-like, with protein sequence MNEAENQGRKDGFLDIIKSSTLRKRSLNLFFNWFTNSLVYLGVSLNTSNLGGDDYLNAFISAAVEIPAAAMGLYIVDTKLGRRWSLCGTMVLGGLACILTLFAPSCEMEWIGITLAMIGKFCITCSFGVIYIFSAEMYPTPARNSGVGVCSMCARVGGILAPQILLLSTLWEPLAVVVFGACSISAGLLVLLLPETRNLKLPETIKEAELVERPTARKMTETGKTTGSEKVVGSSKERYLVEETPEGKDFHNGLENPIINVTDERAVDAATQTSGL encoded by the exons ATGAAT GAAGCGGAAAATCAAGGAAGGAAGGATGGTTTCCTAGATATTATTAAATCTTCAACATTGAGGAAGAGAAGTctcaatttgtttttcaattg GTTTACAAACAGCTTAGTATATTTAGGGGTGTCGCTGAACACCTCCAACCTTGGGGGTGATGACTATCTCAACGCGTTTATATCTGCCGCAGTTGAAATTCCAGCTGCCGCCATGGGTTTGTACATAGTTGATACCAAACTTGGAAGACGCTGGTCGCTTTGCGGAACGATGGTCCTCGGTGGATTGGCTTGTATTTTGACTCTTTTCGCCCCGTCTT GTGAAATGGAATGGATAGGAATTACTCTGGCAATGATAGGAAAGTTTTGCATCACGTGTTCATTCGGAGTCATTTACATCTTTTCTGCTGAGATGTATCCAACGCCTGCGAG AAACAGTGGTGTTGGAGTGTGCTCTATGTGTGCACGAGTTGGTGGAATACTGGCACCACAGATCTTACTGTTGAGCACATTATGGGAGCCATTAGCTGTAGTGGTGTTTGGAGCTTGTTCAATCAGTGCCGGTCTGTTGGTTTTGCTCCTACCGGAAACCAGGAATCTAAAGTTACCAGAGACAATAAAAGAGGCTGAGCTGGTCGAAAG ACCTACAGCCAGGAAAATGACTGAAACGGGCAAGACGACGGGCAGTGAGAAAGTGGTTGGTTCAAGCAAAGAGAGGTATTTGGTGGAGGAGACGCCCGAAGGAAAAGATTTTCACAATGGCTTAGAAAACCCGATTATTAATGTAACAGACGAACGAGCTGTCGACGCTGCAACTCAGACCAGCGGTTTGTAA